The Listeria welshimeri serovar 6b str. SLCC5334 genome has a window encoding:
- a CDS encoding ABC transporter ATP-binding protein, whose product MTEQALQVTNLYKKIRKREIIKGISFEVMPGEVFGFLGPNGAGKTTTIRMIVGLIKPTSGTILIGGKDIRKNFTEAMRGLGSIVENPEFYTFLTGQENLAYFARMDASIKKERIQEVTELVGLEKRINDRVSTYSLGMRQRLGIAQALLSSPKLLILDEPTNGLDPSGIHEMRDFIRALARNEGISVLVSSHLLSEIELLCDRVAIMTDGTIIKTDQVSHLLNSREQLRWRATPFEQAKAFLESVTEVEVDGEYVVTAMNEHSAEWNEKLVSKGIQVHEIDKKKPSLEDLFLELTGGHSID is encoded by the coding sequence ATGACGGAGCAAGCACTTCAAGTAACTAATCTGTATAAAAAAATTCGTAAACGAGAAATTATTAAAGGCATCTCTTTTGAAGTCATGCCCGGAGAAGTTTTTGGTTTTCTTGGCCCAAATGGAGCAGGTAAAACAACCACGATTCGAATGATTGTTGGCTTAATCAAACCAACTTCCGGAACAATATTAATTGGCGGTAAAGATATTCGTAAAAATTTTACCGAAGCAATGCGAGGACTTGGTTCTATCGTGGAAAATCCGGAATTTTATACATTTTTAACAGGACAAGAGAATTTGGCGTATTTTGCTAGAATGGATGCTTCAATCAAAAAAGAACGTATTCAAGAAGTAACTGAGCTAGTTGGGCTTGAAAAACGAATAAATGACCGAGTTTCTACCTATTCACTTGGTATGCGCCAACGTTTAGGTATTGCCCAAGCGTTACTTTCAAGTCCGAAATTATTAATCCTTGACGAACCAACAAATGGTTTAGATCCCTCAGGTATTCACGAAATGCGCGACTTTATCCGTGCGCTTGCTAGAAACGAAGGCATTAGTGTGCTCGTTTCCTCGCATTTATTAAGTGAAATTGAGCTTTTGTGCGACCGTGTGGCGATTATGACAGATGGAACGATTATTAAAACAGATCAAGTTTCACACCTACTTAATTCCCGCGAACAGTTACGCTGGCGGGCGACTCCTTTTGAACAAGCAAAAGCGTTCTTAGAAAGTGTAACGGAAGTTGAAGTAGACGGTGAATATGTTGTAACAGCTATGAACGAACATAGCGCAGAATGGAATGAAAAGCTTGTTTCAAAAGGTATCCAAGTTCACGAAATCGATAAGAAAAAACCATCTCTCGAAGACCTATTTCTTGAGTTAACAGGAGGTCATTCGATTGATTAA
- a CDS encoding DUF4926 domain-containing protein: MFKEYDVVYSNEKINEKVPYNTKGVVVMILDTKIPVFEIEFVDADNQTLDITEVRGSQLQS, encoded by the coding sequence TTGTTTAAAGAATATGATGTTGTATATAGTAATGAAAAAATCAATGAAAAAGTTCCATATAACACTAAGGGTGTCGTGGTGATGATTTTAGATACGAAAATCCCAGTATTTGAAATTGAATTTGTTGATGCTGATAATCAAACACTTGACATAACCGAAGTTAGAGGCAGTCAATTACAAAGTTGA
- a CDS encoding GntR family transcriptional regulator — MKFDDSKPIYKQIVHYIHTEIVTGIYAAGDKLLSVRELATKLEVNPTTIQRAYAELEEAGIIYTVRGTGKYLTEDKRRIEQLENDIAKQLTENFINEMSKLGINKEKIIAWVKKVEEVEVNVGGK, encoded by the coding sequence ATGAAGTTTGATGATAGTAAACCCATTTATAAACAAATCGTTCATTATATTCATACAGAAATTGTTACAGGCATTTACGCGGCTGGTGACAAGCTACTATCTGTAAGAGAACTCGCAACAAAGTTAGAAGTAAACCCGACGACCATCCAGCGAGCTTATGCGGAACTGGAAGAGGCAGGAATCATATACACCGTTCGAGGTACTGGTAAATATTTGACAGAAGATAAGAGGAGAATTGAGCAATTGGAAAATGACATCGCAAAACAACTTACCGAAAATTTTATTAACGAAATGAGTAAATTAGGAATTAATAAAGAAAAAATTATCGCTTGGGTGAAAAAAGTAGAGGAGGTAGAAGTTAATGTTGGTGGGAAATAA
- a CDS encoding ATP-binding cassette domain-containing protein: MLEITQLKKSYKLGKKNETPVLKNINVTIKDGEFAAIIGKSGSGKSTLLNIISGLDTDYSGKVLYNGEDLQDIDLDLYHFNHIGFIFQSFHLVNHMSVIENVKVPLYLNPELSESDRNERALDLLKQVGLVEFANKKPTQLSGGQKQRVAIARSLANNPDMIIADEPTGALDSVTSEEIIKLLKDLTKLGTTVIVVTHDLNIADKTDAILRLADGEVVSFERKKEVTEQFSPKKEKKLRLNGWATAKISFQSFFNRKFRNLLVALGTSIGIIAILLAFGLGNGVTQSLSKIFGTTFSPNQITTYYKEDGGSKSPEPTTPLTSSEIKKIKQLYKDEAISEVYERTTIQGIKFEYDDKYLDGVSSEMQEANFKASRYKDYTVKDEYLLSGKMVTSDEAGAVIPSSVARAILGKNDSDELTKSDGDKLIDKKITLLYAGRNSETANTVKIETVIRGITNPSKEGFARGFDVSTKTMDDFIKTTEIEKPILSVDAFTKTTDQAEQVVEKYENDKAWANYSITNANAFVDTFSQFTDIIVYLIAFIAGLSLAVAGVMIAIVLYIGVVERTREIGVFRAIGYRKRHIRGLFMMEASYIIILANILSSVVAITIAKIASPILETKIGFENMIHISFWNFLITLAITITIGFIFSIYPSNKAAKLDAAEALRSE, from the coding sequence ATGTTAGAAATTACGCAACTGAAAAAATCCTATAAATTAGGAAAGAAAAACGAAACGCCTGTTTTAAAAAATATTAATGTAACTATTAAAGACGGTGAATTTGCAGCTATCATCGGAAAAAGCGGTAGCGGGAAGTCGACTTTATTAAACATTATTAGCGGACTTGATACAGACTACTCAGGAAAAGTTTTATATAACGGCGAGGATTTACAAGATATTGATTTAGATTTGTATCATTTCAATCATATTGGCTTTATTTTTCAAAGCTTCCACTTAGTTAATCATATGTCTGTCATTGAGAATGTAAAAGTTCCTTTATATTTAAACCCTGAATTATCGGAAAGTGACCGCAACGAAAGAGCGCTAGATTTGCTGAAACAAGTTGGTTTAGTAGAATTTGCTAATAAAAAACCAACACAACTTTCTGGTGGACAAAAGCAACGGGTGGCGATTGCGAGATCTCTTGCTAATAATCCAGATATGATTATTGCAGATGAACCAACTGGTGCGCTCGACAGTGTCACTTCAGAAGAAATTATTAAACTCCTGAAAGATTTAACAAAACTTGGAACTACCGTAATTGTTGTTACACATGATTTGAATATTGCGGATAAAACAGATGCTATACTGCGACTCGCGGATGGTGAAGTAGTATCTTTTGAAAGAAAAAAAGAAGTTACAGAACAATTTAGCCCTAAAAAAGAAAAAAAGTTACGATTAAATGGCTGGGCCACTGCAAAAATTTCTTTTCAAAGCTTTTTCAATAGAAAGTTTCGGAATTTACTAGTAGCACTCGGAACATCTATTGGGATTATCGCAATTCTTCTAGCTTTTGGACTAGGAAACGGGGTCACACAAAGTCTATCTAAGATTTTTGGGACCACTTTTTCACCAAATCAAATTACTACTTATTATAAAGAGGATGGCGGTTCAAAATCACCAGAGCCAACCACGCCCTTAACGAGTAGTGAGATAAAGAAAATTAAGCAATTGTACAAAGATGAAGCTATTTCTGAAGTGTATGAGCGAACGACTATTCAAGGAATCAAATTTGAATATGATGATAAATATTTAGATGGTGTTTCGAGTGAAATGCAGGAGGCGAATTTTAAAGCCTCTCGTTACAAAGATTATACAGTCAAAGATGAATATTTATTGAGTGGGAAAATGGTTACTAGTGATGAAGCTGGCGCAGTGATTCCATCTAGCGTAGCCAGAGCTATTCTCGGAAAAAATGATTCAGATGAGCTAACGAAAAGCGACGGCGATAAGCTGATCGACAAAAAAATAACCTTGCTATATGCTGGAAGAAACAGTGAAACAGCTAATACTGTCAAAATAGAAACGGTAATTAGGGGCATTACTAACCCGTCCAAAGAAGGCTTTGCCAGAGGGTTTGACGTTTCCACGAAAACAATGGATGACTTTATTAAGACGACCGAAATCGAGAAACCAATTTTGTCTGTAGATGCTTTTACTAAAACAACAGACCAAGCAGAACAAGTTGTTGAAAAATATGAAAACGACAAAGCTTGGGCAAATTATTCAATTACGAACGCGAATGCTTTTGTAGACACATTTAGCCAATTTACCGATATTATTGTGTACTTGATTGCCTTTATTGCAGGACTTTCGCTTGCTGTTGCTGGCGTGATGATTGCTATCGTGCTTTATATCGGTGTCGTTGAAAGAACAAGAGAAATCGGTGTATTCCGAGCAATTGGTTATCGTAAACGCCATATCCGCGGACTTTTCATGATGGAAGCAAGTTATATTATTATTTTAGCTAACATTTTATCAAGTGTTGTCGCGATAACAATTGCAAAAATAGCAAGTCCTATTTTAGAAACGAAAATTGGTTTTGAAAATATGATTCACATTTCGTTCTGGAATTTCCTAATCACACTAGCAATAACCATTACTATAGGCTTTATCTTCTCTATTTATCCAAGTAATAAAGCCGCTAAATTAGATGCAGCAGAAGCATTAAGATCAGAATGA
- a CDS encoding ABC transporter permease produces MINLVYNEQLKLWRKKRLIVILALVAIIVGIFTYAQFRQYQEDEKQAGTSDWHVQTQQQIVDLENRLGTGRLPEEYQKYFKVLVGQLQYYLDNDINPNAPGAPTFLKTFVENGISLLFPLFIMVIAADLISAETSAGTMKFLLTRPVKRWRILTSKYISMLLSISAITVLSAVIAYLISGIIFGYGGWDAPVLTGFGVKDGAITTTDVYQLPVWQLLLMEFGLAWFVSVVVGVLTMFVSVLVRSTAAVMGIMLASLITGTILTNLVSSWPSAKYLFMVNLQLTNYLNGSSPPVEGMTLSFSMLVLTAWMLVAFVLSYFIFTKRDVY; encoded by the coding sequence TTGATTAATTTAGTATATAATGAACAATTAAAACTTTGGCGGAAAAAACGGCTCATCGTTATATTAGCTTTGGTTGCCATTATTGTAGGAATTTTTACGTATGCGCAGTTTAGACAATATCAGGAAGATGAGAAGCAAGCGGGGACAAGCGATTGGCATGTGCAAACCCAGCAACAAATCGTCGACCTTGAAAACAGACTCGGAACAGGGAGATTACCAGAAGAATATCAAAAATATTTCAAAGTACTGGTTGGGCAACTGCAATATTATTTAGACAATGACATCAATCCAAACGCACCAGGAGCTCCAACTTTCTTAAAAACATTTGTGGAAAATGGTATTAGTTTGTTGTTTCCGCTCTTTATCATGGTCATTGCGGCCGATTTGATTTCTGCTGAAACAAGTGCAGGAACAATGAAATTCTTACTGACAAGACCTGTGAAACGATGGCGGATTTTGACGAGTAAATATATATCGATGTTGCTTTCGATTTCCGCGATTACGGTTTTATCAGCTGTTATTGCCTATCTGATTTCTGGTATTATCTTTGGTTACGGAGGTTGGGATGCACCTGTTCTCACCGGATTTGGTGTGAAAGATGGTGCGATAACCACAACAGACGTATACCAGTTACCTGTGTGGCAACTACTTCTCATGGAATTTGGACTCGCTTGGTTTGTAAGTGTCGTGGTCGGAGTGTTAACCATGTTTGTATCCGTGCTAGTTCGTTCCACAGCTGCCGTAATGGGAATTATGCTAGCTTCACTTATTACCGGAACCATACTCACCAATCTCGTCAGCTCTTGGCCAAGTGCGAAATATCTATTTATGGTCAATTTACAACTGACAAATTATTTAAACGGCTCCAGTCCACCAGTTGAAGGAATGACATTAAGTTTCTCGATGCTCGTCTTAACTGCTTGGATGTTAGTCGCTTTCGTCTTATCCTATTTTATTTTTACAAAACGAGATGTGTATTAA
- a CDS encoding VOC family protein — protein MIKGIHHVSALTKSFSENHHFYSEILGLRLVKNTVNQDNIHMRHLFYGDYIGSPGTLLTFFEVPRIGSSYDERAFFGNITLGIPKDTSTYWEKRLNDFAISFHKEGKTLTLHDPDTMGIILTEIPETIASPTIHTDIPAEKQIVRIIGADYHVPNPAATSQFFTDFFGLEQQNGVLVDKNQVSFAKLYKTSSDKKSRTGRGTIDHIAYTLETKEAVDKLHDLAVRNELKIEEFVDREYFKSLYIREPSGLRIEFASAGPGFTIDEPLETMGDKLALPSFLEEKRTEIETYFGGDL, from the coding sequence ATGATCAAAGGAATCCATCACGTATCCGCATTAACGAAATCATTCAGCGAAAATCATCATTTTTATTCAGAAATATTAGGGCTGCGGCTCGTAAAAAATACAGTGAATCAAGACAATATTCATATGCGCCACCTATTTTATGGTGATTATATCGGCTCGCCGGGAACGTTGCTAACATTTTTCGAAGTACCGCGTATTGGCTCAAGCTACGACGAGCGCGCATTTTTCGGGAATATCACCCTAGGAATACCAAAAGACACAAGCACTTACTGGGAAAAAAGGCTAAACGATTTTGCGATTTCTTTTCACAAAGAAGGAAAGACTTTAACCTTACACGATCCCGATACAATGGGTATCATCCTAACGGAAATACCAGAAACTATTGCTAGCCCGACTATCCACACCGATATCCCAGCAGAAAAACAAATTGTTCGGATTATTGGGGCTGATTATCACGTACCAAATCCGGCAGCGACCAGCCAGTTTTTTACAGACTTTTTTGGATTAGAACAGCAGAATGGGGTATTAGTAGATAAGAACCAGGTGAGTTTTGCAAAACTGTACAAAACGAGTTCAGACAAAAAATCCCGTACAGGACGCGGAACCATTGATCATATTGCTTATACTTTGGAAACGAAAGAAGCAGTAGATAAACTTCATGATTTAGCCGTTCGAAACGAGTTGAAAATAGAAGAATTTGTAGACCGTGAGTATTTCAAAAGTTTATATATCCGTGAACCAAGTGGTCTTAGAATCGAATTTGCAAGTGCAGGCCCAGGCTTTACAATAGACGAACCACTTGAAACAATGGGCGACAAATTAGCCTTACCAAGCTTTTTAGAAGAAAAAAGAACAGAAATTGAAACTTATTTTGGAGGAGATTTATAA
- a CDS encoding DUF6883 domain-containing protein, with translation MSLNMYLGEIDVQTSTITDICSDTIYAMEQVIHSIDTFTGDVILKGVTYDSAKIYFSQTYRLLAQGIIIYCEELIRQNQAFPTDFRSEVADTDVMEEEVKEQIREAKIMILNLEEAVSNNLAVKPQTTLFDSVKSNLERKLEDLYYFNSQSSIYFEEAEKLATDIESGLTNIQGGKGFSQISSTFSLTGITINWQTALRKANDAIKIKELKNHDVYAVVYLNAKGEAQIRWHLEKDGKGVTNPELYSYLFQSGKYLDGEDYTIWSMDDYNARLKDGWRKGINYQNGDEYNPFISGTLAASQYVEDGYDWTQETGMYDIILMAGLSYASYKSTTPKATNGNKSNSKLTQESVNAKLEGYLLDKNHPIGGSKANWFEKALGFNKTNSSQLSQQIIFDEAKAVQTAVTEYGTKYSQITSIKGANGKVINVEFVWIKNKDGVIRLVTSIPTKK, from the coding sequence ATGAGTTTAAATATGTATTTAGGTGAAATAGATGTCCAAACAAGTACTATAACAGATATATGTAGCGATACTATTTATGCTATGGAACAAGTCATCCATTCTATCGACACTTTCACAGGAGATGTTATTCTTAAGGGGGTTACTTACGATAGCGCAAAAATATATTTTTCTCAAACTTATCGCTTGCTTGCGCAGGGAATCATTATTTACTGTGAGGAACTTATACGACAAAATCAAGCTTTCCCAACAGATTTTCGTTCTGAGGTTGCAGATACTGATGTAATGGAAGAAGAAGTAAAAGAACAAATTCGCGAGGCAAAAATAATGATTCTGAATTTAGAAGAGGCGGTTAGTAATAATCTTGCAGTCAAGCCTCAGACAACTCTCTTTGATTCTGTAAAGAGCAATCTAGAAAGAAAATTGGAAGACTTATACTATTTTAATTCGCAATCTAGTATCTATTTTGAAGAAGCAGAAAAACTCGCAACAGATATTGAGAGTGGTTTGACTAATATACAAGGTGGCAAAGGATTTAGCCAAATATCAAGCACCTTTAGTTTGACTGGGATAACGATAAATTGGCAAACAGCACTTCGAAAGGCAAATGATGCTATAAAGATTAAAGAATTGAAGAATCATGATGTTTATGCAGTGGTATACTTGAATGCAAAAGGTGAAGCACAAATACGTTGGCATCTAGAAAAAGATGGAAAAGGCGTCACAAATCCCGAGCTTTATAGCTATCTATTTCAGTCAGGAAAATATTTGGATGGTGAGGATTATACTATTTGGAGCATGGATGATTATAATGCACGCCTTAAAGATGGTTGGCGAAAAGGAATAAATTATCAAAACGGCGATGAGTATAATCCGTTTATCAGCGGAACTTTAGCAGCTTCACAATATGTAGAAGATGGCTATGATTGGACACAAGAAACTGGTATGTATGATATAATTTTAATGGCAGGTTTAAGCTATGCATCTTATAAATCTACTACTCCAAAAGCAACTAACGGGAACAAGAGTAATTCTAAATTAACTCAAGAAAGTGTAAATGCTAAACTTGAAGGCTACTTACTTGATAAAAATCATCCTATTGGTGGTTCTAAGGCAAATTGGTTCGAAAAAGCGCTTGGTTTCAATAAAACAAATAGTAGTCAATTAAGTCAACAAATTATATTTGATGAGGCTAAAGCAGTACAAACTGCAGTTACTGAATATGGGACTAAGTATAGCCAAATAACTTCAATAAAAGGTGCTAATGGTAAGGTTATTAATGTGGAATTTGTGTGGATAAAAAATAAAGATGGGGTTATCAGACTCGTAACTTCAATTCCAACTAAAAAGTAG
- a CDS encoding DUF3958 family protein has translation MNVAVENKIDELNRALHNVTMMQEQNQSALYRLERKEQSWEEINQNGSYLFDRLLSYWHEDRHMALLFEDNKQEFRQFQQQNKYAIEEEKEQLVADKRSLINKEEAYYYERRKLMMDGEL, from the coding sequence ATGAATGTAGCAGTAGAAAATAAAATAGATGAACTTAATCGAGCATTGCACAATGTTACTATGATGCAAGAACAAAATCAATCTGCCCTATATCGATTAGAGCGCAAAGAACAATCTTGGGAGGAAATCAATCAAAATGGCTCTTACCTGTTTGATAGATTACTTTCCTATTGGCATGAGGATAGACATATGGCACTTTTATTTGAAGACAATAAGCAGGAATTTCGGCAATTTCAACAACAGAATAAATATGCTATTGAAGAAGAAAAAGAGCAACTTGTGGCAGATAAACGGTCATTAATAAACAAAGAAGAAGCATATTATTACGAACGACGGAAATTGATGATGGATGGTGAACTATGA
- a CDS encoding TIGR04197 family type VII secretion effector: MAEFQSNLETAEQVATLMGHADLLLQNIVGKSLTPALKTTLDGNNKAKQSNQQLIQLIQQFQTAFEKDVNNIRSVAHEFVANDEELKKNFENQNLFKDSLADVIGTKR; this comes from the coding sequence ATGGCAGAATTTCAAAGCAATCTAGAGACTGCAGAGCAAGTTGCAACGCTTATGGGACATGCAGATTTATTACTACAAAATATAGTTGGGAAATCCTTAACACCAGCCTTGAAAACAACATTAGATGGAAATAATAAAGCCAAACAAAGCAATCAGCAACTAATCCAACTCATTCAACAATTCCAAACAGCTTTTGAAAAAGATGTTAATAATATTCGTTCTGTGGCACATGAATTCGTGGCAAACGATGAAGAACTAAAGAAAAATTTTGAAAACCAAAACTTGTTCAAAGACTCCTTAGCAGATGTTATTGGTACGAAACGTTAG
- a CDS encoding Crp/Fnr family transcriptional regulator, protein MPEKLDTVLGYLKEFPDYNKYVTKKTYTNNEKIVFEEEKAKHIFFVLEGYAAVELEDNLRKTNYISIFVLPYNVLGIDAFSSYPKKKHSITVMSEKLVLYKIDADFLLNILAMKPDVNDFLLTSIADVFARHYALLGMIAKNPKERIYMALENLAVEMGIEDEEKNEIVLPSFINQSVLARYCRTTQPNISNLLTELVEEEFLTSKKSPYRIDKDSLDI, encoded by the coding sequence ATGCCAGAAAAACTTGATACTGTACTCGGTTATTTAAAAGAATTTCCGGATTACAATAAATATGTCACGAAGAAAACCTATACCAATAATGAGAAAATAGTTTTTGAGGAAGAAAAAGCAAAACATATCTTTTTTGTTTTAGAAGGTTATGCCGCAGTGGAACTAGAGGATAATTTACGGAAAACGAACTATATTTCGATATTTGTTCTTCCATATAATGTTTTAGGAATTGATGCGTTTTCGAGTTACCCGAAGAAAAAGCATAGTATTACTGTGATGAGTGAAAAATTAGTGCTTTATAAAATAGATGCAGACTTTTTACTGAACATATTAGCAATGAAGCCAGATGTGAATGATTTCCTTTTGACAAGTATTGCGGATGTTTTCGCACGACACTATGCGCTTCTTGGAATGATTGCAAAAAATCCTAAAGAGCGAATTTATATGGCTTTGGAAAATCTTGCTGTAGAAATGGGCATTGAAGATGAAGAAAAAAACGAAATTGTATTACCTTCCTTCATTAATCAATCTGTACTCGCGAGATATTGCCGCACAACTCAGCCAAACATATCCAATTTGCTGACAGAACTTGTAGAAGAAGAATTTTTAACGAGCAAAAAAAGCCCTTATCGAATTGATAAGGACTCCTTAGATATTTAA
- a CDS encoding SGNH/GDSL hydrolase family protein yields the protein MKKSKTVQVLFVFSVIALILSVVGVGSIWYGQKNHQANNTKTIAKKDTTVTKKQDTFKITALGDSLTYGVGDTEGGGYVRVVENFYKQKEKNVENVNLAISGARSGQLLKQLEQKEVQNQIKSADVVLMTIGGNDLFRGGEALEDFKSDAIKKAEASYLSNLKQIYQTIRQLNPSAPVFHIGLYNPFMELENASEMSAVANEWNMQSQNLSQNEKNIIYVPTFDLFQQNGAAYIASDKFHPNHAGYQFIGNRVTEVIQTGGGEKDDGASTSSN from the coding sequence GTGAAAAAAAGTAAAACGGTTCAAGTTCTTTTCGTTTTTTCTGTTATTGCATTAATTTTAAGCGTGGTTGGAGTTGGATCAATTTGGTATGGGCAAAAAAATCATCAAGCAAATAATACAAAAACAATTGCCAAAAAAGATACCACAGTAACGAAAAAACAAGATACATTTAAAATAACTGCGCTCGGCGACTCGCTTACATATGGCGTTGGTGATACAGAGGGCGGCGGGTATGTCCGAGTTGTGGAAAACTTCTACAAACAAAAGGAAAAAAATGTCGAGAACGTCAATCTGGCTATTAGCGGTGCGCGATCTGGGCAACTTCTCAAACAATTAGAACAAAAAGAAGTGCAAAATCAAATAAAATCAGCAGATGTAGTCTTAATGACAATTGGCGGCAATGACTTGTTTCGCGGCGGAGAAGCGCTTGAGGACTTCAAAAGTGATGCAATTAAAAAAGCCGAAGCGAGCTATCTTAGTAATTTAAAACAAATTTACCAAACGATTCGGCAATTAAATCCGTCTGCACCAGTTTTTCATATTGGGTTGTATAATCCGTTTATGGAACTAGAAAATGCGAGTGAAATGTCGGCTGTTGCGAATGAATGGAATATGCAAAGTCAAAATCTCTCTCAAAATGAAAAAAATATTATTTACGTACCAACATTTGATTTATTCCAGCAAAATGGAGCGGCTTATATAGCAAGTGATAAATTCCATCCAAATCATGCCGGGTACCAGTTTATTGGTAATCGGGTGACAGAAGTTATTCAGACGGGAGGGGGAGAAAAAGATGACGGAGCAAGCACTTCAAGTAACTAA
- a CDS encoding ABC transporter ATP-binding protein, which yields MLVGNNIAKSYPNKLVLQNLDFEAKPGDMIVLTGENGSGKTTLLDMLANLKKPDSGTLELDNEVFAANNIRQHIAYLNNELYAKKSITIEEFMKQHALLFEDIQLDKWDRLLSGWRINKRLKLGELSTGMLMKVKIGGVLARKAKVYLYDEPFANIDIMARSEVMKAIISETEPDVITIISSHHLEGTEKLYNKLWLIKEGTLKIIETEDYREETGNSLIDFYKEEMNK from the coding sequence ATGTTGGTGGGAAATAATATTGCGAAATCATATCCAAATAAATTAGTGTTACAAAACTTGGATTTTGAAGCAAAACCAGGCGACATGATTGTACTAACTGGTGAAAACGGTAGTGGCAAAACGACCTTGCTAGATATGTTAGCGAATTTGAAGAAACCAGATAGTGGCACATTAGAATTAGATAATGAAGTTTTTGCTGCTAATAACATCCGTCAGCACATCGCTTATCTAAATAATGAACTTTATGCTAAAAAAAGTATCACCATCGAAGAATTTATGAAACAACATGCTTTGCTTTTTGAAGATATTCAATTAGATAAATGGGACAGATTGCTTTCAGGCTGGCGCATTAACAAGCGGCTAAAACTTGGTGAATTATCGACTGGTATGCTAATGAAAGTGAAAATTGGCGGTGTTTTAGCAAGAAAAGCCAAAGTATATCTTTATGATGAACCTTTTGCGAACATCGATATTATGGCTCGTTCAGAAGTAATGAAAGCTATTATTAGCGAAACAGAGCCAGATGTTATCACGATTATTTCTTCGCATCATTTAGAAGGAACGGAAAAATTATATAACAAACTGTGGTTAATCAAAGAAGGCACACTAAAAATAATTGAAACAGAAGATTACCGCGAGGAAACAGGCAATTCATTAATCGATTTCTATAAGGAGGAAATGAACAAATGA
- the rpiB gene encoding ribose 5-phosphate isomerase B translates to MKIAIGNDHVGIELKPIIIRFLKELGHEVEDFGAFTNERTDYPEYGKKVAENVAAGKADLGILICGTGVGISIAANKVKGIRAVVCSEPYSAKLSREHNNTNILAFGSRVIGSEMAKMIVQNWLEAEFEGGRHQNRVTMIAGIENE, encoded by the coding sequence ATGAAAATTGCGATTGGAAATGATCATGTTGGTATAGAACTTAAGCCTATTATTATCCGATTTTTAAAGGAATTAGGTCATGAAGTAGAAGATTTTGGTGCTTTTACAAATGAAAGAACAGACTATCCAGAATATGGCAAAAAAGTTGCTGAGAATGTTGCAGCGGGGAAAGCTGATTTAGGTATCTTGATTTGTGGAACAGGGGTGGGGATTTCCATTGCTGCTAATAAAGTTAAAGGTATCCGCGCAGTCGTTTGTAGTGAACCATACTCAGCAAAATTATCACGTGAACACAACAATACCAATATTTTAGCTTTCGGTTCAAGAGTGATTGGCTCAGAAATGGCAAAAATGATTGTCCAAAATTGGTTAGAAGCTGAATTCGAAGGTGGGAGACATCAAAACCGTGTAACAATGATTGCAGGAATAGAAAATGAGTAA